In one Acipenser ruthenus chromosome 10, fAciRut3.2 maternal haplotype, whole genome shotgun sequence genomic region, the following are encoded:
- the LOC117406099 gene encoding uncharacterized protein LOC117406099 isoform X2 — MTDRLLTSFSVLDSYSRKVLSKHSRGHQLGVVQGKRPDVTCEICSQLTNAYDWDFDLPSTRRTELSKPKTAKQIINEEQKMVHKKIRSSVPWATSAFAPVTIPREQYSGILNIRPFSKPEDRAGSNSHQKGNSTRTLETPASVFTGEVDSQYNIPESVGSSVARQVQYGSVVSWNGTCRRTEDNCSAKYSQQEHMHNMREFDSEVKPVGVPLCIEDELDNKSARILSPKPQKLYIPLLSISETHPVVYHKECQYKPFSSQSSRPSEHNESSNKRIEIMAKDKKEIQCSVTGVTLYSKEGHRHGKTVEKKEVKSNVPLLVKSKSIKKVNIRVLSADGTTSKTNDFVEGLPTVQPTSCISHNVVPLTKTPLKPLTAITSMNKSPLDVGQVKNGMNPKNNSEAEVLSTRYLKTIPSPSCKNNFGNWTQKIPYNKYQTADQEPKIDFIMISKPLKQPPLEKVSLTSNIFTHSKGCPLEQALFQDTIEESENDTFVFHQLVSRPSSYNEKKRRKPVSEWNRQDSQTASPALEPSAEENTETKQTGSGPTKTSRSHSAEENTEIKQTGSGPLKTSRFDSAEENTEIKQTGSGPSKTSRCHSAEENTETKQKGSGPSKTSRCHSAEENTETKQKGSGPSKRSVRPGTSSEVPDEPSEEEETKASVKTPPPFSQHPVISIPTAMSYKQNDRMEF, encoded by the exons ATGACAGACAGGTTGTTAACCTCATTTAGTGTCTTGGACAGCTATTCTCGAAAGGTCTTGAGCAAACATTCCAGG GGTCATCAACTAGGAGTGGTGCAAGGAAAGCGCCCTGATGTGACTTGTGAAATATGCTCCCAATTAACAAATGCCTATGACTGGGATTTCGACTTACCTAGTACTAGAAGAACTGAACTATCCAAACCTAAAACTGCCAAGCAGATTATAAACGAGGAGCAAAAAATGGTTCATAAAAAAATAAG GTCATCAGTACCTTGGGCAACGTCTGCTTTCGCTCCAGTGACAATACCCCGTGAACAATACAGTGGCATTCTTAACATCCGGCCATTCAGCAAACCTGAAGATCGAGCTGGTAGTAATTCACACCAGAAAG GAAACAGCACGCGAACCTTGGAGACACCCGCCAGTGTTTTCACAG GGGAAGTTGACAGCCAATATAATATTCCCGAGTCTGTTGGAAGCTCAGTGGCACGTCAAGTACAATATGGCAGTGTGGTCAGCTGGAATGGTACCTGTAGAAG GACTGAAGACAATTGTTCTGCAAAGTACTCACAGCAAGAACATATGCATAACATGAGAGAATTCGATTCAGAAGTCAAGCCAGTGGGTGTCCCTCTCTGCATTGAGGATGAGCTTGACAACAAATCTGCGAGGATACTTTCACCAAAACCTCAGAAACTATACATACCTCTTCTG AGCATTAGTGAAACACATCCGGTGGTGTATCATAAGGAATGTCAATATAAACCATTTAGCAGCCAAAGCTCTCGACCAAGTGAACATAACGAATCTTCAAATAAAAGAATAGAAATAATGgcaaaagacaaaaaagaaatcCAGTGTTCTGTTACCGGCGTGACCCTGTACAGCAAAGAAGGCCACAGGCATGGTAAGACGGTGGAGAAGAAAGAAGTGAAAAGCAATGTGCCCCTGCTGGTAAAATCAAAGTCCATTAAGAAAGTTAACATTCGAGTATTATCAGCTGATGGAACGACTAGTAAAACTAATGACTTTGTCGAAGGGCTTCCTACTGTTCAACCCACAAGTTGTATTTCTCACAATGTGGTTCCTTTAACCAAAACCCCTCTGAAGCCTCTCACTGCTATAACAAGTATGAATAAATCACCTTTAGATGTCGGTCAAGTAAAAAATGGAATGAATCCGAAAAATAATTCAGAAGCTGAAGTGCTTTCTACtaggtatttaaaaacaataccaTCGCCTTCCTGCAAAAATAACTTTGGAAACTGGACACAGAAAATCCCTTACAATAAATACCAAACTGCAGATCAGGAGCCAAAAATTGACTTCATAATGATTTCAAAACCACTGAAACAACCTCCACTTGAAAAGGTTTCGTTAACTAGCAACATATTCACTCAcagcaaaggctgccctttggaGCAGGCTTTATTCCAAGACACCATTGAAGAGTCAGAAAATGACACATTTGTCTTTCATCAGCTTGTTTCCAGACCGAGCAGCTATAAtgagaagaaaagaagaaagccTGTATCTGAATGGAACAGACAGGATTCCCAGACTGCCAGCCCCGCACTCGAACCTTCAGCTGAGGAGAACACAGAGACCAAACAGACGGGTTCTGGGCCCACGAAGACTAGCAGGTCTCATTCAGCAGAGGAGAACACAGAGATCAAACAGACGGGTTCTGGGCCCTTGAAGACTAGCAGGTTTGATTCAGCAGAGGAGAACACAGAGATCAAACAGACGGGTTCTGGGCCCTCGAAGACTAGCAGGTGTCATTCAGCTGAGGAGAACACAGAGACCAAACAGAAGGGTTCTGGGCCCTCGAAGACTAGCAGGTGTCATTCAGCTGAGGAGAACACAGAGACCAAACAGAAGGGTTCTGGGCCTTCGAAGAGAAGTGTGAGACCCGGCACATCTTCAGAGGTGCCAGATGAACCATCTGAAGAAGAAGAAACTAAGGCCTCAGTGAAGACACCTCCTCCCTTTAGCCAGCACCCAGTTATTAGCATTCCAACTGCTATGAGTTATAAACAGAACGACCGCATGGAATTCTGA
- the LOC117406099 gene encoding uncharacterized protein LOC117406099 isoform X1 has protein sequence MTDRLLTSFSVLDSYSRKVLSKHSRGHQLGVVQGKRPDVTCEICSQLTNAYDWDFDLPSTRRTELSKPKTAKQIINEEQKMVHKKIRSSVPWATSAFAPVTIPREQYSGILNIRPFSKPEDRAGSNSHQKGNKRSSEEGYMIIKIKKSQTASSKLGTSSLRRLNWTREVERITPLEVLSKVDSQAQVGGVLGFTDISHWYSFTGNSTRTLETPASVFTGEVDSQYNIPESVGSSVARQVQYGSVVSWNGTCRRTEDNCSAKYSQQEHMHNMREFDSEVKPVGVPLCIEDELDNKSARILSPKPQKLYIPLLSISETHPVVYHKECQYKPFSSQSSRPSEHNESSNKRIEIMAKDKKEIQCSVTGVTLYSKEGHRHGKTVEKKEVKSNVPLLVKSKSIKKVNIRVLSADGTTSKTNDFVEGLPTVQPTSCISHNVVPLTKTPLKPLTAITSMNKSPLDVGQVKNGMNPKNNSEAEVLSTRYLKTIPSPSCKNNFGNWTQKIPYNKYQTADQEPKIDFIMISKPLKQPPLEKVSLTSNIFTHSKGCPLEQALFQDTIEESENDTFVFHQLVSRPSSYNEKKRRKPVSEWNRQDSQTASPALEPSAEENTETKQTGSGPTKTSRSHSAEENTEIKQTGSGPLKTSRFDSAEENTEIKQTGSGPSKTSRCHSAEENTETKQKGSGPSKTSRCHSAEENTETKQKGSGPSKRSVRPGTSSEVPDEPSEEEETKASVKTPPPFSQHPVISIPTAMSYKQNDRMEF, from the exons ATGACAGACAGGTTGTTAACCTCATTTAGTGTCTTGGACAGCTATTCTCGAAAGGTCTTGAGCAAACATTCCAGG GGTCATCAACTAGGAGTGGTGCAAGGAAAGCGCCCTGATGTGACTTGTGAAATATGCTCCCAATTAACAAATGCCTATGACTGGGATTTCGACTTACCTAGTACTAGAAGAACTGAACTATCCAAACCTAAAACTGCCAAGCAGATTATAAACGAGGAGCAAAAAATGGTTCATAAAAAAATAAG GTCATCAGTACCTTGGGCAACGTCTGCTTTCGCTCCAGTGACAATACCCCGTGAACAATACAGTGGCATTCTTAACATCCGGCCATTCAGCAAACCTGAAGATCGAGCTGGTAGTAATTCACACCAGAAAG gCAACAAGAGAAGCAGTGAAGAGGGATACAtgataattaaaattaaaaaatctcaaaccGCGTCCTCAAAATTAGGAACATCTTCCttgaggagactgaactggacaAGAGAG GTTGAAAGGATCACACCTTTGGAAGTTTTAAGCAAAGTGGACAGCCAGGCCCAGGTTGGTGGAGTGCTTGGTTTCACAGACATTTCACACTGGTATTCATTCACAGGAAACAGCACGCGAACCTTGGAGACACCCGCCAGTGTTTTCACAG GGGAAGTTGACAGCCAATATAATATTCCCGAGTCTGTTGGAAGCTCAGTGGCACGTCAAGTACAATATGGCAGTGTGGTCAGCTGGAATGGTACCTGTAGAAG GACTGAAGACAATTGTTCTGCAAAGTACTCACAGCAAGAACATATGCATAACATGAGAGAATTCGATTCAGAAGTCAAGCCAGTGGGTGTCCCTCTCTGCATTGAGGATGAGCTTGACAACAAATCTGCGAGGATACTTTCACCAAAACCTCAGAAACTATACATACCTCTTCTG AGCATTAGTGAAACACATCCGGTGGTGTATCATAAGGAATGTCAATATAAACCATTTAGCAGCCAAAGCTCTCGACCAAGTGAACATAACGAATCTTCAAATAAAAGAATAGAAATAATGgcaaaagacaaaaaagaaatcCAGTGTTCTGTTACCGGCGTGACCCTGTACAGCAAAGAAGGCCACAGGCATGGTAAGACGGTGGAGAAGAAAGAAGTGAAAAGCAATGTGCCCCTGCTGGTAAAATCAAAGTCCATTAAGAAAGTTAACATTCGAGTATTATCAGCTGATGGAACGACTAGTAAAACTAATGACTTTGTCGAAGGGCTTCCTACTGTTCAACCCACAAGTTGTATTTCTCACAATGTGGTTCCTTTAACCAAAACCCCTCTGAAGCCTCTCACTGCTATAACAAGTATGAATAAATCACCTTTAGATGTCGGTCAAGTAAAAAATGGAATGAATCCGAAAAATAATTCAGAAGCTGAAGTGCTTTCTACtaggtatttaaaaacaataccaTCGCCTTCCTGCAAAAATAACTTTGGAAACTGGACACAGAAAATCCCTTACAATAAATACCAAACTGCAGATCAGGAGCCAAAAATTGACTTCATAATGATTTCAAAACCACTGAAACAACCTCCACTTGAAAAGGTTTCGTTAACTAGCAACATATTCACTCAcagcaaaggctgccctttggaGCAGGCTTTATTCCAAGACACCATTGAAGAGTCAGAAAATGACACATTTGTCTTTCATCAGCTTGTTTCCAGACCGAGCAGCTATAAtgagaagaaaagaagaaagccTGTATCTGAATGGAACAGACAGGATTCCCAGACTGCCAGCCCCGCACTCGAACCTTCAGCTGAGGAGAACACAGAGACCAAACAGACGGGTTCTGGGCCCACGAAGACTAGCAGGTCTCATTCAGCAGAGGAGAACACAGAGATCAAACAGACGGGTTCTGGGCCCTTGAAGACTAGCAGGTTTGATTCAGCAGAGGAGAACACAGAGATCAAACAGACGGGTTCTGGGCCCTCGAAGACTAGCAGGTGTCATTCAGCTGAGGAGAACACAGAGACCAAACAGAAGGGTTCTGGGCCCTCGAAGACTAGCAGGTGTCATTCAGCTGAGGAGAACACAGAGACCAAACAGAAGGGTTCTGGGCCTTCGAAGAGAAGTGTGAGACCCGGCACATCTTCAGAGGTGCCAGATGAACCATCTGAAGAAGAAGAAACTAAGGCCTCAGTGAAGACACCTCCTCCCTTTAGCCAGCACCCAGTTATTAGCATTCCAACTGCTATGAGTTATAAACAGAACGACCGCATGGAATTCTGA
- the LOC117406099 gene encoding uncharacterized protein LOC117406099 isoform X3, with protein MTDRLLTSFSVLDSYSRKVLSKHSRGHQLGVVQGKRPDVTCEICSQLTNAYDWDFDLPSTRRTELSKPKTAKQIINEEQKMVHKKIRSSVPWATSAFAPVTIPREQYSGILNIRPFSKPEDRAGSNSHQKGNKRSSEEGYMIIKIKKSQTASSKLGTSSLRRLNWTREVERITPLEVLSKVDSQAQVGGVLGFTDISHWYSFTGNSTRTLETPASVFTGEVDSQYNIPESVGSSVARQVQYGSVVSWNGTCRRTEDNCSAKYSQQEHMHNMREFDSEVKPVGVPLCIEDELDNKSARILSPKPQKLYIPLLLVSRPSSYNEKKRRKPVSEWNRQDSQTASPALEPSAEENTETKQTGSGPTKTSRSHSAEENTEIKQTGSGPLKTSRFDSAEENTEIKQTGSGPSKTSRCHSAEENTETKQKGSGPSKTSRCHSAEENTETKQKGSGPSKRSVRPGTSSEVPDEPSEEEETKASVKTPPPFSQHPVISIPTAMSYKQNDRMEF; from the exons ATGACAGACAGGTTGTTAACCTCATTTAGTGTCTTGGACAGCTATTCTCGAAAGGTCTTGAGCAAACATTCCAGG GGTCATCAACTAGGAGTGGTGCAAGGAAAGCGCCCTGATGTGACTTGTGAAATATGCTCCCAATTAACAAATGCCTATGACTGGGATTTCGACTTACCTAGTACTAGAAGAACTGAACTATCCAAACCTAAAACTGCCAAGCAGATTATAAACGAGGAGCAAAAAATGGTTCATAAAAAAATAAG GTCATCAGTACCTTGGGCAACGTCTGCTTTCGCTCCAGTGACAATACCCCGTGAACAATACAGTGGCATTCTTAACATCCGGCCATTCAGCAAACCTGAAGATCGAGCTGGTAGTAATTCACACCAGAAAG gCAACAAGAGAAGCAGTGAAGAGGGATACAtgataattaaaattaaaaaatctcaaaccGCGTCCTCAAAATTAGGAACATCTTCCttgaggagactgaactggacaAGAGAG GTTGAAAGGATCACACCTTTGGAAGTTTTAAGCAAAGTGGACAGCCAGGCCCAGGTTGGTGGAGTGCTTGGTTTCACAGACATTTCACACTGGTATTCATTCACAGGAAACAGCACGCGAACCTTGGAGACACCCGCCAGTGTTTTCACAG GGGAAGTTGACAGCCAATATAATATTCCCGAGTCTGTTGGAAGCTCAGTGGCACGTCAAGTACAATATGGCAGTGTGGTCAGCTGGAATGGTACCTGTAGAAG GACTGAAGACAATTGTTCTGCAAAGTACTCACAGCAAGAACATATGCATAACATGAGAGAATTCGATTCAGAAGTCAAGCCAGTGGGTGTCCCTCTCTGCATTGAGGATGAGCTTGACAACAAATCTGCGAGGATACTTTCACCAAAACCTCAGAAACTATACATACCTCTTCTG CTTGTTTCCAGACCGAGCAGCTATAAtgagaagaaaagaagaaagccTGTATCTGAATGGAACAGACAGGATTCCCAGACTGCCAGCCCCGCACTCGAACCTTCAGCTGAGGAGAACACAGAGACCAAACAGACGGGTTCTGGGCCCACGAAGACTAGCAGGTCTCATTCAGCAGAGGAGAACACAGAGATCAAACAGACGGGTTCTGGGCCCTTGAAGACTAGCAGGTTTGATTCAGCAGAGGAGAACACAGAGATCAAACAGACGGGTTCTGGGCCCTCGAAGACTAGCAGGTGTCATTCAGCTGAGGAGAACACAGAGACCAAACAGAAGGGTTCTGGGCCCTCGAAGACTAGCAGGTGTCATTCAGCTGAGGAGAACACAGAGACCAAACAGAAGGGTTCTGGGCCTTCGAAGAGAAGTGTGAGACCCGGCACATCTTCAGAGGTGCCAGATGAACCATCTGAAGAAGAAGAAACTAAGGCCTCAGTGAAGACACCTCCTCCCTTTAGCCAGCACCCAGTTATTAGCATTCCAACTGCTATGAGTTATAAACAGAACGACCGCATGGAATTCTGA
- the LOC117405625 gene encoding interleukin-23 receptor-like, translating to MYNFPPFSSFVRVLPLVVFYLFLKSQYIAIPSFLLVSVALRQYWLESLEPAVLYTVYMTAWNSAGKGAKGEEIILKLADSYDVTILVVIVVTVTFSIAIPLIVMFYNCIRHRNKRICVLWVPKWVFEEFPRVENSTVVKLLQEKYRTDSDSLWRSLHSDPPITEVEETIFFSEEVASLPSLLGEDTLAERMEWQCAGKPEAGDTPSKHHGYHPQVSNQEEDNLLDSVETSQLELLDSSSPADCGIFTMLLNGTFDISSRSLLPGGDINVTFGGNAHIIDLASFCGERERVEFNERHDFSMEGSDQGQTLLPDALVDCLRHSVEPVAVNSYFPQLVVHPVTEGDC from the exons ATGTATAACTTTCCTCCCTTCAGTTCCTTTGTAAGGGTTTTACCACTTgtggttttttatttgtttctcaaATCTCAATACATTGCCATTCCCTCCTTCCTTTTAGTTTCAGTTGCATTAAGGCAGTACTGGCTGGAGAGTCTGGAGCCAGCGGTCCTGTACACTGTTTACATGACAGCGTGGAATTCCGCTGGGAAAGGAGCAAAGGGGGAGGAGATAATCCTCAAACTGGCAG ACAGCTATGATGTCACCATTCTTGTGGTTATTGTTGTCACGGTAACCTTCTCAATAGCCATTCCACTAATTGTGATGTTTTACAATTGTATCAGACACAG aaacAAGAGAATATGTGTCTTATGGGTACCAAAATGGGTTTTTGAAGAATTCCCTAGAGTTGAGAACAGTACTGTGGTGAAGCTATTGCAG GAGAAATACAGGACTGACTCAGACTCTTTGTGGCGGTCCTTACACAGCGACCCTCCAATAACAGAAGTGGAGGAAACAATCTTCTTCTCAGAAGAGGTGGCTTCATTGCCTTCTCTCCTTGGTGAAGACACGCTTGCAGAGAGAATGGAATGGCAATGCGCAGGAAAGCCAGAGGCTGGCGACACTCCTAGCAAACATCATGGATACCATCCGCAGGTATCAAACCAAGAAGAAGATAATTTACTTGACAGTGTAGAAACCTCTCAGCTTGAATTACTCGATTCAAGTTCTCCAGCAGACTGTGGTATATTTACAATGCTGCTGAACGGGACTTTTGACATTTCAAGCAGAAGTTTGCTTCCAGGTGGAGATATAAATGTGACCTTTGGTGGCAATGCACACATCATCGACTTAGCCAGTTTctgtggggagagagagagggtagagTTTAATGAGAGGCATGACTTTTCAATGGAAGGCTCAGACCAGGGTCAAACATTGCTGCCAGATGCACTGGTGGACTGTCTGAGACATTCAGTGGAACCTGTTGCTGTGAACTCTTATTTCCCTCAACTTGTTGTTCATCCGGTTACAGAAGGAGACTGCTGA